The following proteins are encoded in a genomic region of Populus trichocarpa isolate Nisqually-1 chromosome 13, P.trichocarpa_v4.1, whole genome shotgun sequence:
- the LOC18104630 gene encoding major latex protein 146: protein MRSMKGEVELNVPAEKAWEMYRDNEIISKINPEMLALAEYIEGDGSPGSLRLFRLGPAVSSYVKESTQKIEKVEIGRSVTYRVVGGDLRDMYDPYRVTFSFFPVEGKEEEKCIAEWKADYELLNSSTPPPDKARDAALGFLKSFDKLEPSY from the exons ATGAGAAGCATGAAGGGAGAAGTAGAGCTCAACGTTCCTGCAGAGAAAGCTTGGGAGATGTACAGAGACAATGAGATCATTAGCAAAATCAATCCTGAAATGCTTGCCCTTGCTGAATACATCGAAGGAGACGGCAGCCCTGGAAGTCTCAGGCTCTTCAGGCTGGGACCTG CTGTAAGCAGCTACGTGAAGGAATCCACGCAGAAGATAGAGAAGGTAGAGATTGGAAGGTCTGTCACATATCGCGTTGTTGGGGGTGACCTTAGGGACATGTATGATCCTTATAGGGTTACGTTTTCATTTTTTCCAGTGGAaggaaaggaggaggagaaatgTATTGCTGAATGGAAGGCTGACTATGAGCTACTGAATTCATCAACGCCTCCCCCAGACAAAGCAAGGGATGCTGCCCTAGGTTTCCTCAAGTCGTTTGACAAGTTGGAGCCAAGCTATTAA
- the LOC18104629 gene encoding uncharacterized protein LOC18104629, protein MMEPVGNIDGVGARSDGGSSSMSKGGDEGGEFQLKKGPWSAEEDAMLIEHVNKYGERNWNAVHKLSGLPRCGKSCRVRWTTHLRPNAKEGAFSAEEDRIIDELDAQISASNDDEGGGGELKKGPWTAAEDAILIEYVNKHGEGNWNALQKRSVLARCGKSCRLRWTNHLRPNLKKGNFSAEEERIIVELHAQFGNKWARMAARLPGRTDNDIKNFWNTRTKRLLRHRLPLYPPEILPQNPPSPQHDNNNKKSHSLPSTPTSSFTFPTTQLLSPTTPTNPQNNLTSPARAFTPPATPTHPPTAARPPTPAALHPSPPPFTAPPISPLSSPSTANFPTLPLFDFSLPRAPPILHIPPRFKNFSQSSSATSPNNTTIVNTPPTSHSITVPASYFSLPSSPLPAITSPSNTSPLSYEIPCCFTNLLSSNSSEFHKEMERENEKLCLLLASVTQTDHLPFAQLLSPTSLNWNSASSSIPTTTTNTTAVPAKIGRTRIRRMKNVTTSGKGKRNSIGFGATESSRIGLLQEDLMQEVKAALEVNEKDTSTKQSHLVFQDAQQKPKELMFEDFCGIQYSDLSSSLSLSSELTPTDGEVAEQLNSSMTDDLTKLLDIFPSSPLQLSDLYTDDISKGQTSVIIDDNNMDIDMQQQIALLFPTTATDQGGRTVGTGSWDSLPGIY, encoded by the exons ATGATGGAACCAGTTGGAAACATAGATGGGGTTGGTGCAAGGAGCGATGGTGGATCGTCTTCAATGTCTAAAGGTGGTGATGAGGGTGGTGAATTCCAGCTAAAGAAGGGGCCATGGTCAGCAGAAGAAGATGCCATGCTAATAGAGCACGTGAATAAATATGGAGAAAGGAACTGGAATGCGGTGCATAAACTCTCTGGGCTGCCTCGGTGTGGCAAGAGTTGCCGAGTGCGATGGACCACACACCTCAGGCCTAATGCCAAGGAAGGTGCCTTCTCTGCTGAAGAGGATAGGATCATTGATGAGTTGGATGCTCAGATTTCAGCATCTAATGATGATGAGGGTGGTGGAGGTGAGCTGAAGAAGGGGCCATGGACGGCTGCAGAAGATGCCATACTAATAGAGTACGTGAACAAACATGGAGAAGGGAACTGGAATGCTCTGCAGAAACGTTCTGTACTGGCTCGGTGTGGCAAGAGTTGTCGGCTACGATGGACTAACCATCTCAGACCTAATCTTAAGAAAGGGAACTTCTCTGCTGAAGAGGAGAGGATCATTGTTGAGTTGCATGCCCAGTTTGGCAACAAATGGGCTCGGATGGCTGCTAGGCTTCCTGGACGAACAGACAATGATATCAAGAATTTTTGGAACACAAGAACAAAGAGACTCCTGCGGCATCGCCTCCCTCTTTATCCACCAGAAATCCTGCCCCAAAATCCACCAAGTCCTCAGcacgacaacaacaacaaaaaatcccACTCTCTACCTTCCACCCCAACCTCCTCTTTTACTTTCCCGACCACCCAACTCTTATCCCCGACAACTCCGACTAATCCACAAAATAATCTCACATCTCCTGCCCGTGCCTTTACCCCTCCCGCTACCCCTACCCATCCCCCTACCGCTGCTCGTCCCCCTACCCCTGCCGCTCTCCATCCCTCTCCTCCTCCCTTTACCGCTCCCCCTATCTCCCCTCTCTCCTCTCCTTCCACTGCTAATTTTCCTACCCTCCCACTTTTCGACTTTTCCCTCCCCCGAGCCCCTCCAATCCTTCATATCCCTCCCCGCTTCAAGAACTTCTCCCAATCCTCTTCCGCCACCTCCCCGAACAACACCACCATTGTTAACACCCCGCCCACCTCACATAGCATTACCGTTCCTGCCTCTTACTTTTCGCTACCCTCATCACCATTGCCCGCTATAACTTCACCATCCAACACTAGTCCTCTCAGTTACGAAATCCCTTGTTGCTTCACTAACCTGCTCAGCAGCAACAGTAGTGAGTTCCACAAGGAAATGGAGAGAGAGAATGAGAAACTGTGTTTGCTTCTCGCTTCCGTGACGCAGACAGATCACCTCCCTTTTGCCCAATTGTTGTCACCAACATCTCTGAATTGGAATTCAGCATCTAGCAGCATTCCTACTACTACTACCAACACCACCGCTGTGCCTGCTAAGATTGGTAgaacaagaataagaagaatGAAAAACGTTACAACTTCTGGCAAGGGTAAGAGAAATAGCATAGGATTTGGTGCAACTGAAAGTAGCAGGATTGGATTATTACAAGAAGATCTCATGCAAGAGGTTAAGGCAGCTTTGGAAGTGAATGAAAAGGATACTTCGACCAAGCAGAGTCATTTGGTTTTTCAGGATGCTCAGCAGAAGCCAAAGGAGCTCATGTTCGAAGATTTCTGCGGAATACAATATTCGGATCTTTCCAGCTCTCTGTCTTTGTCTTCAG AGTTGACGCCAACAGATGGTGAAGTAGCAGAGCAATTAAACAGTAGCATGACTGATGACTTGACCAAGCTGCTCGACATTTTCCCTTCTTCTCCCTTGCAGCTCTCTGATCTGTATACCGATGACATCTCCAAAGGGCAAACCTCGGTCATAATTGATGATAATAACATGGATATCGATATGCAGCAGCAGATAGCTTTATTGTTTCCCACCACAGCCACAGACCAAGGCGGCAGAACCGTTGGAACTGGCTCTTGGGACAGCTTGCCTGGGATTTACTGA
- the LOC18104628 gene encoding putative ubiquitin-conjugating enzyme E2 38 translates to MDLDMADGNQDVAISKKLKQSEVVLCDVMDAQAEVLICHGKADMGTKGKSKSVHDDAWQQDIKNASSSDLGNYTSVAGSVDSAYHLRGSTSGSTNSNNNNGSNSDMSYHDDEVGNDCDDYADENDCDDHDGYLYYDDEDEDDYSAIQSQFDNVDLPPGVEATLPWLKEPASSSNMISNTSTSTIPNHTIPSHTNHNHSESKIMTTTCLSENKWTASASSSMFPADSSSNGEVEDSGENNTMQKYRNFKQFDNVEDFSDHHYRGTSVSDLPPPKIWAKRIQDEWKSLEKDLPDTIFVRVYETRMELLRAVIAGPAGTPYHDGLFVFDCIFPPTYPDAPPMVYYYSGGLRLNPNLYECGKVCLSLLGTWSGKETEMWIPGKSTMLQVLVSIQALILNAKPFFNEPGYESSYVGAEGDKRSKKYNEEVFILSLKTMMYTLRRPPKHFEDLVIGHFHNRAHNILVACKAYADGAIVGSVTVKDGVADVDKADMGASGEFKATVKKMINALVTNFTRFGSINCEQFRIDDR, encoded by the exons ATGGATCTCGACATGGCTGATGGTAACCAGGACGTTGCGATCTCAAAGAAACTTAAACAAAGCgag GTTGTTCTATGTGATGTAATGGATGCTCAAGCTGAAGTTTTGATATGCCATGGAAAAGCTGATATGGGCACCAAGGGAAAATCAAAATCTGTTCATGATGATGCATGGCAACAAGACATTAAG AATGCTTCCTCCAGTGATCTTGGCAATTATACCAGTGTAGCAGGATCAGTGGATAGTGCTTATCATCTCAGGGGTTCAACTTCTGGATCAACTAATTCAAACAATAATAATGGTTCCAATTCTGACATGTCATACCATGATGATGAGGTTGGCAATGATTGTGATGATTATGCTGATGAAAATGATTGTGATGACCATGATGGCTATTTATattatgatgatgaagatgaagatgattaTTCAGCCATCCAATCTCAATTTGATAACGTGGATCTTCCTCCTGGAGTAGAGGCAACCCTTCCTTGGCTGAAGGAACCAGCTTCGAGTTCAAATATGATATCCAATACCAGCACCTCAACTATTCCTAATCATACTATTCCTAGTCATACTAATCATAATCATTCCGAGAGCAAAATTATGACAACCACTTGTCTATCTGAAAACAAATGGACTGCTTCTGCAAGTAGTTCGATGTTTCCTGCAGATTCAAGCTCTAATGGTGAAGTAGAAGATAGCGGAGAAAACAATACCATGCAAAAGTATAGGAACTTTAAACAATTTGATAATGTGGAAGACTTTTCTGATCATCACTATAGGGGCACCAGTGTCTCTGACCTCCCG CCTCCCAAAATTTGGGCGAAAAGAATTCAGGATGAATGGAAAAGTTTGGAGAAAGACTTACCAG ATACTATATTTGTTAGAGTTTATGAAACAAGGATGGAACTTTTGAGGGCTGTCATTGCAGGACCTGCTGGCACTCCCTACCATGATGGCCTTTTTGTCTTTGACTGTATATTCCCTCCTACATATCCTGATGCACCACCG ATGGTATACTACTATTCAGGTGGGCTTCGATTGAATCCAAATCTGTATGAATGTGGAAAAGTCTGCCTCAGCCTTTTGGGCACCTGGTCTGGCAAAGAGACTGAGATGTGGATCCCAGGGAAATCAACCATGCTGCAAGTTTTGGTCTCAATACAAGCCCTCATTCTAAATGCAAAACCTTTCTTTAATGAGCCTGGGTATGAATCTTCATATGTGGGGGCTGAAGGGGATAAAAGATCTAAGAAATACAATGAAGAGGTGTTCATTTTGTCCTTGAAGACAATGATGTATACTCTACGAAGGCCACCAAAG CATTTTGAAGATTTAGTCATTGGTCATTTCCACAATCGTGCACATAATATTTTGGTGGCATGCAAAGCTTATGCAGATGGTGCTATAGTAGGTTCTGTTACAGTTAAAGATGGAGTAGCTGATGTTGATAAAGCTGACATGGGTGCCTCAGGTGAATTCAAAGCAACTGTAAAAAAGATGATAAATGCTCTTGTTACAAACTTCACAAGGTTTGGATCGATCAACTGTGAACAGTTCCGGATTGATGACAGATGA